A window of the Lysinibacillus irui genome harbors these coding sequences:
- the serC gene encoding 3-phosphoserine/phosphohydroxythreonine transaminase, translating to MTQRAYNFNAGPSALPQEVLERAQQQLVNFRDSGMSIMEMSHRSAIFDDVHNEAIALLKKLYAIPENYEVLFLQGGASLQFTMVPMNFLTADQKASYVLSGSWSEKAFKEAKLFGTPVEAASTKDNQYRNIPALEDIQFNDDDAYVHITSNNTIYGTQWRNYPDTGNVPLVADMSSDILSKPVDIEKFGIIYAGAQKNLGPSGVTVVIIRKDLLEKANKNIPTMLKYTTHADSNSLYNTPPTFGIYMLGEVLKWVESKGGVAEIEKHNELKAKVIYDAIDHSNGFYKGHATTDSRSLMNITFRVADEELEKQFLAEAKAAGFVGLNGHRSVGGCRASTYNAVPLEACEALRDFMVDFQQKHQ from the coding sequence TTGACACAACGTGCATACAATTTCAACGCAGGTCCATCTGCACTTCCACAAGAAGTATTAGAAAGAGCTCAACAGCAATTAGTAAACTTCCGTGATTCAGGTATGTCCATAATGGAAATGAGTCACCGCAGTGCTATTTTTGACGACGTACATAACGAAGCTATTGCTTTATTAAAAAAACTATATGCCATTCCAGAAAACTATGAGGTACTATTCCTACAAGGTGGAGCAAGCCTTCAATTTACAATGGTTCCTATGAACTTTTTGACAGCTGATCAAAAAGCTAGCTATGTACTATCTGGTTCATGGTCTGAGAAAGCCTTCAAGGAAGCTAAATTGTTTGGTACACCTGTTGAAGCGGCCAGTACAAAAGACAATCAATACCGTAATATTCCTGCCTTAGAAGACATTCAATTCAATGATGATGATGCTTATGTTCACATTACATCCAACAATACAATTTACGGTACACAGTGGAGAAATTATCCGGATACAGGAAATGTGCCATTAGTTGCTGACATGTCTAGTGATATTTTGTCAAAGCCAGTGGATATTGAAAAGTTCGGAATCATCTATGCAGGAGCTCAAAAAAACCTTGGGCCTTCAGGTGTAACGGTTGTCATCATTCGCAAAGATTTACTAGAAAAAGCGAATAAAAATATTCCAACTATGCTGAAATACACAACACATGCCGATAGTAATTCGCTTTATAACACACCACCGACATTTGGAATCTACATGCTAGGAGAAGTATTGAAATGGGTAGAATCTAAAGGTGGCGTAGCTGAAATTGAAAAACACAATGAATTAAAGGCAAAAGTAATTTATGATGCCATTGATCATAGTAATGGCTTTTATAAAGGCCATGCTACAACTGATAGCCGTTCATTAATGAACATTACATTCCGTGTGGCAGATGAGGAGCTTGAAAAACAATTCCTTGCTGAAGCAAAAGCTGCCGGCTTTGTTGGACTAAATGGGCATCGATCTGTAGGTGGCTGTCGTGCTTCTACTTACAATGCGGTACCTCTTGAGGCTTGTGAAGCTTTACGAGACTTTATGGTAGATTTCCAACAAAAACATCAATAA
- a CDS encoding deoxyribonuclease IV → MLLGSHVSMSGKEMLLGSSKEALSYGANTFMIYTGAPQNTRRKAIADLNIMNGLLHMKEHGMTNIVVHAPYIINIANTEKPETFRLGVDFLQSEIERTAALEATQIVLHPGAHVGAGAEAGIAKIVEGLNEVLSQDFPVQIALETMAGKGTECGRSFEELAKIIDGVTHNERLSVCFDTCHTHDAGYNIVEDFDGVLEEFDKIIGVDRIKVLHINDSKNVRGARKDRHENIGFGHIGFDALNYVVHHPQLMDIPKILETPFVPSNSDSKSKAAPYKVEIEMLRNGTFKPELIEALKG, encoded by the coding sequence ATGCTACTTGGCTCACATGTTTCAATGAGTGGGAAAGAGATGTTGCTTGGCTCAAGTAAAGAAGCACTGTCATATGGAGCAAATACATTCATGATTTATACAGGAGCACCGCAAAACACACGTCGTAAAGCGATTGCCGATCTGAACATTATGAATGGTCTACTTCATATGAAAGAGCATGGTATGACAAATATTGTTGTGCATGCTCCTTACATTATCAATATTGCGAATACGGAAAAACCAGAAACATTCCGTCTTGGAGTCGATTTTCTACAATCAGAAATTGAACGCACAGCAGCACTAGAGGCAACGCAAATTGTCTTGCACCCTGGTGCGCATGTAGGTGCGGGTGCTGAAGCTGGAATTGCGAAAATTGTTGAAGGCTTGAATGAGGTATTATCGCAGGATTTCCCTGTTCAAATTGCATTAGAAACAATGGCGGGGAAGGGGACCGAATGTGGTCGTTCCTTTGAAGAGCTTGCTAAAATCATTGATGGTGTCACACATAATGAACGTCTTTCTGTATGCTTTGATACATGTCACACACATGATGCTGGCTATAATATTGTTGAAGATTTTGATGGCGTGCTAGAAGAATTTGATAAAATAATAGGCGTAGATCGCATCAAAGTTCTACACATTAATGATTCAAAAAATGTGCGAGGCGCCCGTAAAGACCGCCATGAAAATATTGGCTTTGGCCATATCGGTTTTGACGCATTAAACTATGTAGTGCATCATCCGCAATTAATGGATATTCCTAAAATTTTAGAAACGCCATTTGTGCCTTCAAACAGTGATAGTAAATCGAAGGCAGCACCTTATAAAGTTGAAATTGAGATGTTGCGTAACGGCACATTTAAGCCTGAGCTAATTGAAGCGTTAAAAGGGTAA
- a CDS encoding metal ABC transporter ATP-binding protein, producing the protein MKTTLIDIENVSFQYDYTQVLKNISFRVEEGDFLALLGPNGSGKSTLLKIILGLLKPLSGEIKLFGEPSATFKHREWIGYVSQKSNAFNSGFPATVQEVVKSGLTKKLGLFKRPGRDAKGKVQEALKAVGMDAFMHRNIGELSGGQQQRVFIARALVSDPKLLILDEPTVGIDHENVQSFYDMLAKLNREQGITMILVTHDVDTVSNRISHVACLNQTIHFHGYKNEFDTISQDALDAWYGHSVRKIH; encoded by the coding sequence ATGAAGACAACACTTATTGACATCGAAAATGTGTCATTTCAATATGACTATACGCAAGTTTTAAAAAACATTTCTTTTCGTGTAGAAGAGGGTGATTTTTTAGCACTTCTAGGTCCGAATGGTTCGGGCAAATCAACATTATTAAAAATCATTTTAGGTTTATTAAAGCCTCTATCAGGGGAGATCAAATTATTTGGCGAACCAAGCGCAACCTTTAAACATCGCGAATGGATTGGGTATGTCTCGCAAAAATCAAATGCCTTTAATTCTGGATTCCCAGCAACCGTTCAAGAGGTCGTGAAAAGTGGATTAACGAAAAAATTAGGGCTTTTTAAAAGACCAGGACGAGATGCCAAAGGGAAGGTCCAAGAAGCATTAAAGGCTGTTGGTATGGATGCTTTTATGCATCGGAATATTGGTGAACTATCAGGTGGACAACAACAACGAGTTTTTATTGCGAGAGCTTTAGTTAGTGATCCCAAATTGCTCATTTTAGATGAGCCAACTGTCGGTATTGATCATGAGAATGTGCAGTCATTTTATGATATGCTGGCGAAATTAAATCGGGAACAAGGAATTACGATGATTCTTGTCACACACGATGTCGATACGGTATCGAATCGCATTAGCCATGTGGCATGCTTAAATCAAACAATTCATTTTCACGGCTATAAAAATGAATTTGATACTATTTCACAGGATGCACTAGACGCTTGGTATGGTCATTCTGTAAGAAAGATTCATTAG
- a CDS encoding response regulator has protein sequence MLQIKVLLIEDDPMVREVNRQFIEKVEHFQVIGQASNGLEGITQIRHHQPDLIFMDIFMPEQDGITSLRKIRELDLPVDVITVTAANDMETVKQVLHLGVFDYIMKPFSFERVKGTLDNYLRFKKQTQSDQELTQRELDQLFHYRDGQTNVEQSAPLGSENNLPKGFNRTTLEKVVHFLHSVDGASAEDVASGVGIARVTARRYLDYLEKQEEITMDVHYGGIGRPINYYFSK, from the coding sequence GTGTTGCAGATCAAAGTATTATTAATTGAGGATGATCCGATGGTACGAGAGGTTAATCGTCAATTTATTGAAAAGGTTGAACATTTTCAAGTGATTGGACAAGCATCTAACGGTCTTGAAGGCATTACGCAAATACGTCACCATCAGCCTGATTTAATCTTTATGGATATTTTTATGCCAGAGCAAGATGGCATTACGAGCTTACGAAAAATACGTGAACTAGACCTACCAGTGGATGTTATTACCGTCACGGCTGCGAATGATATGGAGACAGTGAAACAAGTACTGCATCTAGGTGTCTTTGATTATATTATGAAGCCCTTTTCATTTGAACGGGTCAAAGGTACGCTTGATAATTATTTACGTTTTAAGAAGCAAACACAATCAGATCAGGAACTCACACAGCGGGAATTGGATCAATTATTTCATTATCGTGATGGGCAAACTAACGTGGAACAATCAGCTCCGCTAGGGTCGGAAAATAATCTTCCGAAAGGCTTTAATCGTACAACGCTTGAAAAGGTTGTGCACTTTTTACATTCGGTCGATGGTGCATCTGCAGAAGACGTAGCAAGTGGTGTAGGAATTGCTCGTGTCACCGCAAGAAGATATTTAGACTATTTAGAGAAACAAGAAGAAATTACAATGGATGTCCATTATGGAGGTATTGGGCGACCTATAAACTATTATTTTAGTAAATAA
- a CDS encoding ATP-binding protein, whose product MQRKIMSLTFFILMLSFSIGGTFLLGFVMNEQKTQLSDQALLVAKTVSQLPEIKTYITDKNFNEAIQHINPIVEEIRDINGAKYIVVLDMQRRKYSHPNSEELGRISQSGDLNAAFSEHYYTSIAHGGHGDMVRAFVPIMNNKGQQIGVTIVGYSVLTVVELLQSMQTELIITVILSLIFSAWGARTLGLHMKKQMFGLEPHEIAKMYVERTETFNAMHEGIIAIDNDLTITIFNEKACDILGVHEKPSALIGQKIFHVLPDTRLPEILELDQPLFNRELYINNHSIMSNRIPIQVNGKTVGAVAMFKDRTEVKKLAEELTGVRAFVQALRVQTHEHKNKLHTIAGLLQLGHHEQALSYLTQVKEEHDEITNFLNERIKNENISGLLLSKISYAKEQGIRLEVDRESRLTSFPPNLDHHDFVILFGNLIENAFDALKDAQVEEKVIHVSVDEDDDVLAILVTDNGIGMTEEIKQHIFDNGYSTKEQKDRGIGLFLIKEIIEKGQGDIEVISEPNKGTSFLITFYYA is encoded by the coding sequence ATGCAGAGAAAAATTATGTCGCTGACTTTTTTTATTCTGATGCTTTCCTTTAGTATTGGTGGCACTTTTTTGTTGGGGTTTGTGATGAATGAACAAAAGACCCAACTTAGTGATCAAGCATTACTTGTGGCAAAAACCGTCTCACAGCTTCCCGAAATAAAAACCTATATAACCGATAAAAATTTTAATGAGGCGATACAACATATTAACCCAATAGTTGAAGAAATCCGTGATATAAATGGGGCGAAGTATATTGTTGTTTTAGATATGCAAAGACGCAAATACTCTCATCCAAATAGCGAGGAGCTTGGACGAATATCCCAATCTGGTGATTTAAACGCTGCTTTTTCAGAGCATTATTATACGTCAATCGCTCATGGGGGACATGGTGATATGGTTCGAGCATTTGTACCGATTATGAATAATAAGGGACAACAAATTGGTGTTACGATAGTTGGTTACAGTGTTCTTACCGTTGTAGAATTGCTGCAATCAATGCAAACAGAGCTTATCATTACTGTCATCTTATCATTAATCTTTAGTGCGTGGGGTGCGCGTACATTAGGGCTTCATATGAAAAAACAAATGTTTGGATTAGAGCCTCATGAAATTGCCAAAATGTATGTAGAACGGACAGAAACGTTTAATGCCATGCATGAAGGAATCATTGCCATCGACAATGATTTGACGATAACGATTTTTAATGAAAAAGCATGTGACATATTAGGTGTACATGAAAAACCATCTGCACTAATTGGTCAGAAAATTTTTCATGTCCTTCCTGATACTCGACTTCCTGAAATTTTGGAGCTAGATCAACCATTATTTAACCGTGAACTCTATATTAATAATCATAGTATTATGAGTAATCGTATTCCGATTCAAGTCAACGGAAAAACCGTCGGGGCAGTGGCAATGTTTAAAGATCGTACGGAAGTGAAAAAGCTTGCTGAAGAATTAACAGGTGTCAGGGCATTTGTACAAGCACTTCGTGTGCAAACACATGAGCATAAAAATAAACTGCATACTATAGCTGGTCTTTTACAGCTTGGACATCATGAACAGGCTTTGTCATACTTAACGCAAGTAAAAGAAGAACACGATGAAATCACCAACTTTTTAAATGAACGTATAAAAAATGAAAATATTTCAGGGCTTTTGCTTAGTAAAATTTCCTATGCAAAGGAACAAGGAATTCGTCTGGAAGTTGATCGTGAAAGTCGCTTAACGTCATTCCCACCTAACTTGGATCATCATGATTTTGTTATTCTATTTGGTAATTTAATAGAAAATGCTTTTGATGCTTTAAAGGATGCACAAGTTGAAGAGAAAGTGATTCATGTTTCAGTGGATGAAGACGATGATGTCTTAGCTATTTTAGTAACCGATAATGGTATAGGCATGACGGAGGAAATCAAGCAGCACATATTTGATAATGGTTATTCTACAAAAGAGCAAAAAGACCGAGGAATAGGGTTATTTTTAATAAAGGAAATCATTGAAAAAGGACAGGGTGATATCGAAGTCATCAGTGAACCTAACAAAGGAACGAGTTTTTTAATAACCTTTTATTATGCATAA
- a CDS encoding Fur family transcriptional regulator — protein sequence MNISRAWEILKENGYKKTDKRELILDMFAATDKYLTARDLLDVLKKDFPGMSFDTIYRNLATFVKLGILEETELSGERNFRMHCESAHHHHHFICMDCGNVKELNLCPMEMLGEKLPDYEIENHKFEIYGKCPDCKHETLSNEY from the coding sequence ATGAATATTTCAAGAGCGTGGGAAATATTAAAAGAAAATGGCTATAAAAAAACAGATAAACGGGAATTAATATTAGATATGTTTGCTGCAACAGATAAATATCTAACAGCCCGAGATTTATTGGATGTTTTAAAAAAGGATTTTCCAGGGATGAGCTTTGATACGATCTATCGCAACCTTGCTACTTTTGTGAAGCTTGGAATATTAGAAGAAACGGAGCTTTCTGGTGAACGAAATTTTCGAATGCACTGTGAATCTGCTCATCATCACCATCATTTCATCTGCATGGATTGTGGGAATGTTAAAGAGCTTAATCTTTGTCCGATGGAAATGCTGGGAGAAAAATTGCCTGACTATGAGATTGAAAATCATAAGTTTGAAATCTATGGCAAATGCCCGGATTGTAAGCATGAAACTCTGTCAAATGAATACTGA
- a CDS encoding 4-hydroxy-3-methylbut-2-enyl diphosphate reductase, whose protein sequence is MQVLKINPRGYCYGVVDAMVIARNAALDKTLPRPIYILGMIVHNKHVTDAFEKDGIITLDGENRLEIIEQVETGTVIFTAHGVSPEIREIAKRKGLVSIDATCPDVTVTHDLIREKSAEGYDIIYIGKKGHPEPEGAIGVAPDHVHLVQSSNDIDALNLTNDKLLVTNQTTMSQWDVAHLMDSLKEKFPHIEVHKEICLATQVRQEAVAQQAGEADLLIVVGDPKSNNSNRLTQVSVEIAGTPSYRIADVSELKIEWLKGINKVAVTAGASTPTPIVKEVITFLEQFDEHDAATHIINRTVTLEKILPKIKTPTPVDKIMPY, encoded by the coding sequence ATGCAAGTATTAAAAATTAATCCACGTGGCTATTGCTACGGTGTTGTTGATGCGATGGTCATCGCTCGGAATGCCGCACTTGATAAAACATTACCAAGACCTATCTACATTTTAGGGATGATTGTGCATAATAAACATGTCACAGATGCGTTTGAAAAGGACGGAATCATCACATTAGATGGTGAAAACCGCCTAGAAATTATTGAACAAGTTGAAACCGGTACTGTCATTTTCACAGCACATGGTGTTTCACCTGAAATTCGTGAGATTGCAAAGCGAAAAGGCTTAGTGTCCATTGATGCCACATGTCCTGATGTAACAGTTACCCACGATTTAATTCGTGAAAAATCGGCTGAAGGCTATGATATTATTTATATCGGAAAAAAAGGACATCCCGAACCAGAGGGGGCCATTGGGGTTGCGCCTGATCATGTCCACTTAGTACAGTCCTCAAACGATATTGATGCGTTAAATTTAACGAATGATAAATTACTGGTGACAAATCAAACAACAATGAGCCAATGGGATGTTGCCCATTTAATGGATAGTTTAAAAGAAAAATTCCCTCATATCGAGGTACACAAAGAGATTTGTTTAGCGACACAGGTTCGTCAAGAAGCTGTCGCTCAGCAAGCTGGAGAAGCGGATTTACTCATCGTTGTGGGAGATCCTAAATCCAATAACTCAAACCGCTTAACACAAGTTTCCGTTGAAATTGCAGGAACACCATCCTATCGAATTGCGGATGTTTCGGAGCTTAAAATCGAATGGTTAAAAGGCATTAATAAAGTGGCAGTTACAGCAGGTGCCTCAACGCCAACTCCAATTGTCAAAGAGGTTATTACTTTCCTTGAGCAATTCGATGAACATGATGCCGCTACACATATAATCAATCGTACGGTGACATTAGAGAAAATCTTACCAAAGATTAAAACACCGACACCAGTTGATAAAATTATGCCTTATTAA
- a CDS encoding metal ABC transporter permease translates to MIEAILHYEFLQNAFFSGLLIGILAPLLGVFIVVRRLSLIADALSHVTLAGIAGSLYISQSVTALALLNPIYLGILASVSGSILIERLRRLYKHYEELAIPIIMSGGIGISAIFISLASGFSTDLMSYLFGSVSAVSRQDLWVVIGIAAVVILFLFLFFKELFVLSFDEEYAKASGLPARWVHLLFMIVTALVIAASMRIVGILLVSSLMTLPVAAAMRLAKGFKQTIIYAIIFGETAVLIGLISAFYMDLAPGGTIVVTSILILLLVILGKKVAFKMAAKQGEVA, encoded by the coding sequence ATGATTGAAGCAATTTTACATTATGAATTTTTACAAAATGCCTTTTTCTCTGGGTTATTAATAGGCATTCTAGCGCCACTTTTAGGTGTGTTTATTGTTGTACGTAGGTTATCCTTGATTGCGGATGCTTTATCACATGTCACACTTGCTGGAATAGCCGGGAGCTTATATATCAGTCAATCGGTAACAGCATTAGCCTTGCTCAATCCTATCTATCTAGGAATACTAGCATCTGTTAGTGGCTCTATTTTAATTGAGCGACTAAGACGCTTGTATAAGCATTATGAGGAGCTTGCCATTCCTATCATTATGTCAGGAGGCATTGGGATTAGTGCGATCTTTATCTCCCTTGCCAGTGGCTTTAGCACAGATTTAATGAGCTATTTATTTGGCTCGGTATCTGCTGTGTCTCGTCAAGATTTATGGGTCGTTATTGGAATTGCTGCTGTTGTCATTCTCTTTTTGTTTTTATTTTTTAAGGAACTGTTTGTTTTATCGTTTGATGAGGAATATGCGAAGGCAAGTGGACTGCCTGCAAGATGGGTTCATCTTTTATTTATGATTGTGACGGCGCTTGTTATTGCGGCGAGTATGCGTATAGTAGGTATCTTATTAGTATCCTCGCTGATGACGTTACCTGTCGCGGCTGCGATGCGCTTAGCAAAAGGCTTTAAGCAAACCATCATCTATGCAATTATTTTTGGAGAAACTGCTGTATTAATTGGTTTAATCAGTGCATTTTATATGGATTTAGCGCCTGGAGGTACGATTGTTGTCACTTCGATTTTAATCTTGTTACTTGTCATCCTAGGAAAGAAAGTGGCATTTAAAATGGCTGCAAAGCAGGGGGAGGTAGCGTAA
- a CDS encoding hydrolase yields the protein MFTVEKACLVVVDVQGKLATIVDDSEVMIENVAKLVQAMQALEVPTLWLEQNPSRLGGTALDIAQHLQGQPIAKMAFSAWQEESFVKELKETGRTQFIVTGIETHICVYQTARQLKEQGFEVEVVVDAVSSRTKANKEIGLSKLNALGIHSTSTEMILYELLQRADHPQFKTILQLVK from the coding sequence ATGTTTACAGTAGAGAAAGCTTGTTTAGTAGTTGTGGACGTACAAGGAAAGTTAGCGACAATTGTAGATGATAGTGAAGTGATGATTGAAAATGTAGCAAAGTTAGTACAAGCCATGCAAGCCCTTGAAGTACCTACATTATGGCTAGAACAAAACCCTAGTCGTTTAGGAGGAACAGCACTAGATATAGCCCAGCATTTACAAGGACAACCTATTGCTAAAATGGCCTTTAGCGCATGGCAAGAAGAGTCATTTGTAAAGGAATTGAAAGAAACGGGACGTACACAATTTATTGTAACAGGCATTGAAACACATATTTGTGTGTACCAAACAGCAAGACAATTAAAGGAACAGGGGTTTGAAGTAGAGGTTGTAGTAGATGCCGTTTCTTCTCGTACTAAGGCAAATAAAGAAATCGGACTGAGCAAGCTGAATGCACTCGGAATACATTCAACTAGTACTGAAATGATTTTATATGAGCTTTTACAACGTGCTGACCATCCACAATTTAAAACCATTTTACAGCTTGTAAAGTAG
- a CDS encoding PCYCGC motif-containing (lipo)protein, translated as MKKTLSIFVILALLLLSACGEDKKEAEANQKTQEASHEGHSHATGDIQEETASADILPSFLEDKQEKIRLVYQIAGQSTEILEWMPCYCGCGESAGHKNNLNCFIQEKREDGSIVWDDHGTRCLVCLEIAVQSAQLHKEGKSLKEIRQYIDDTYKEGYAKPTPTEMPA; from the coding sequence TTGAAGAAAACACTTTCTATTTTTGTTATATTGGCTTTACTGTTATTAAGTGCATGTGGGGAAGATAAAAAAGAGGCTGAAGCCAACCAAAAAACTCAGGAAGCTTCACATGAAGGTCACTCACATGCTACAGGTGATATTCAGGAGGAAACCGCTTCTGCAGACATCCTTCCATCCTTTTTAGAAGATAAACAAGAAAAGATTCGCTTAGTTTATCAAATCGCTGGTCAATCAACTGAGATCCTAGAATGGATGCCATGTTATTGCGGCTGTGGCGAATCAGCTGGCCACAAAAATAATTTAAATTGCTTTATTCAGGAAAAACGCGAGGATGGTTCCATCGTCTGGGATGATCATGGAACAAGGTGTTTAGTTTGCTTGGAGATTGCTGTCCAGTCAGCACAACTGCATAAAGAAGGAAAGAGCCTAAAAGAAATTCGTCAGTACATTGATGATACTTATAAAGAGGGCTATGCTAAACCAACACCAACTGAGATGCCTGCATAA
- a CDS encoding Nif11 family protein — MSIQFLQQLAQSSDKEIVAIAREEGFDITTSEVKKLRPYLEQFTFSWLFLGIPKDILVEVEAVLGRKRSRQLIALFTK; from the coding sequence TTGAGTATTCAATTTTTACAGCAACTAGCACAAAGCTCTGATAAGGAAATTGTCGCGATTGCTCGTGAAGAAGGCTTCGACATTACGACTTCTGAGGTAAAAAAATTGCGCCCTTATTTGGAGCAATTCACATTCTCTTGGCTATTTTTAGGTATTCCTAAAGACATCCTTGTAGAAGTGGAGGCAGTATTAGGTAGAAAGCGCTCACGTCAACTTATTGCATTATTTACAAAATAA
- a CDS encoding DEAD/DEAH box helicase, which produces MSKYTDYNFQPFLQDAIAKLGFTEPTPIQKEIIPLLLKGKSAIGQAHTGTGKTHSFLIPIVQRIDVERQEVQAVITSPTRELAQQIFDALNQLIEGTAIQAKLFIGGTDKQRSIDKLKTQPQIVVGTPGRIRDLVSAQALFVHTAPILVVDEADLAFDMGFIEDIDGFASQMPEKLEMFVFSATIPEKLQPFLKKYMDAPVHIQMNDKRPVAEGIDFVLVPVRSKSRNKRLLEVIEGINPFLAVIFTNTRKTAEQVAGYLNEHGIRCGQIHGDLSPRDRKKMMKQIRDLEYQYIVATDLAARGIDIQGISHVINYEIPEDLEFFIHRVGRTARAGNKGTAITLFEPSDEDAVVRVEKMGIPFVQKDVKNGEWSELKERHARKNRVKQENEIDVKAKALVRKPKKVKPGYKRNMKWEMEKIKKRERRLKARGKK; this is translated from the coding sequence ATGTCAAAATATACTGATTACAATTTTCAGCCATTTTTGCAGGACGCCATTGCAAAACTAGGCTTTACAGAACCGACACCAATTCAAAAAGAAATTATTCCACTTTTATTAAAAGGGAAAAGTGCTATTGGACAGGCACATACAGGAACGGGGAAAACACATAGTTTTTTAATTCCGATAGTTCAACGTATTGATGTAGAGAGACAGGAAGTTCAGGCTGTTATTACTTCTCCTACACGCGAACTAGCACAACAAATATTTGATGCGTTAAATCAGTTAATAGAAGGAACAGCTATTCAAGCAAAGCTATTTATTGGGGGTACGGACAAGCAACGCTCCATTGATAAATTAAAAACACAACCACAAATAGTTGTTGGGACACCTGGACGTATTCGTGATCTTGTTTCAGCACAAGCGTTATTTGTGCATACGGCACCAATCCTAGTTGTTGATGAAGCTGATTTAGCTTTTGATATGGGCTTTATCGAGGATATTGATGGATTTGCTTCTCAAATGCCAGAGAAGCTTGAAATGTTTGTATTCTCTGCAACGATTCCTGAAAAACTTCAGCCTTTCTTAAAAAAATATATGGATGCCCCAGTGCATATCCAAATGAACGATAAGCGACCAGTGGCAGAGGGTATTGATTTTGTGCTTGTGCCAGTACGCTCTAAATCGCGTAATAAACGTTTATTAGAAGTAATTGAAGGTATTAATCCGTTTTTAGCTGTTATTTTTACTAATACACGTAAAACAGCTGAGCAAGTTGCCGGTTATTTAAATGAACATGGTATCCGTTGTGGACAAATCCATGGTGATTTAAGTCCACGTGATCGTAAAAAGATGATGAAACAAATCCGCGATCTAGAATATCAATACATTGTTGCGACTGATTTAGCAGCACGTGGTATCGATATTCAAGGAATTTCCCATGTTATCAATTACGAAATTCCAGAGGACCTAGAATTCTTTATTCACCGTGTTGGACGTACAGCCCGTGCAGGTAATAAAGGAACTGCCATTACTTTATTTGAGCCATCTGATGAAGATGCAGTAGTTCGTGTAGAGAAAATGGGTATTCCTTTTGTGCAAAAAGACGTTAAAAATGGAGAATGGTCTGAGTTAAAAGAGCGTCATGCGCGTAAAAATCGCGTGAAACAAGAGAATGAAATCGATGTGAAAGCGAAGGCATTGGTGCGTAAGCCTAAAAAGGTTAAACCAGGCTATAAGCGTAATATGAAATGGGAAATGGAAAAAATTAAAAAACGTGAACGTCGTTTAAAAGCGCGAGGTAAAAAATAG
- the vrrA gene encoding VrrA/YqfQ family protein translates to MVFRPPYQYPMYPGGMRMPMQTPPQMSPQSFYQPGGFPVQPRIPGGFPMANGIGTFGGQMPTPPVQEPSKIGSFLQQANSLFNTAKTYTPYIQQAMPMVKNIPSLLKLYKGFQGLPSAGSASADTAGSDKKASTGSRRSSRQSASYTPPEPLPSKPRIFQPPM, encoded by the coding sequence ATGGTATTTCGACCACCTTATCAATATCCTATGTATCCCGGTGGCATGAGAATGCCCATGCAAACACCACCACAAATGTCACCGCAGTCCTTTTACCAGCCTGGAGGCTTTCCTGTTCAACCACGAATTCCAGGCGGCTTTCCGATGGCTAATGGAATAGGTACCTTCGGAGGGCAAATGCCAACGCCACCTGTGCAGGAACCTTCTAAAATCGGTTCGTTCTTACAACAAGCAAATAGCTTATTCAATACAGCTAAGACCTATACACCTTATATTCAACAAGCAATGCCGATGGTAAAAAATATACCCTCGCTATTAAAGTTATACAAAGGATTCCAAGGCCTTCCATCCGCTGGGTCAGCTAGCGCTGATACTGCAGGAAGTGATAAAAAAGCTTCAACTGGAAGTAGACGATCATCAAGGCAAAGTGCATCATATACGCCTCCTGAACCACTTCCATCTAAACCACGTATCTTCCAACCACCTATGTAA